From a single Lacerta agilis isolate rLacAgi1 chromosome 3, rLacAgi1.pri, whole genome shotgun sequence genomic region:
- the LOC117044599 gene encoding LOW QUALITY PROTEIN: 60S ribosomal protein L34-like (The sequence of the model RefSeq protein was modified relative to this genomic sequence to represent the inferred CDS: inserted 2 bases in 1 codon) has translation MMVQRLKYRRRLSYNTASNKXKTSWCPGRLRGVCAVRPKVLMRLSKTKKHVSRAYGGSMCAKCVRDRIKQTFLIEEQKIVVKVLKAHTQSQKSK, from the exons ATGATGGTCCAGCGTCTAAAATACCGACGTAGGTTGTCCTACAACACAGCCTCTAACAA GAAGACTTCGTGGTGCCCAGGAAGACTTCGTGGTGTATGTGCTGTTCGCCCTAAAGTTCTTATGAGACTGTCAAAAACAAAGAAGCATGTTAGCAGGGCCTATGGTGGTTCCATGTGTGCTAAATGCGTTCGTGACAGAATCAAACAAACATTCCTTATTGAGGAACAGAAGATTGTTGTCAAGGTGCTGAAGGCCCACACACAGAGTCAGAAATCAAAGTGA